In Cryptococcus gattii WM276 chromosome N, complete sequence, a single window of DNA contains:
- a CDS encoding Hypothetical protein (Similar to TIGR gene model, INSD accession AAW47066.1; CNN01320) — translation MASFARSLVNSSRLVGARIIPRPLMTRPIAGPSFRAYATSSSSPSSAIDPSLSRAQDLLESGTRALEDGDVTTARNLYKESVGVKETSEGWHNLANCEYHLQNKEGAIQAWEKSLALQPSPDAHTNLASAYIFDKPPRPALAIKHLTSKALELSPEDPEIAFNLAAVLESTGNLDTALTLYKKAQSGGIERAAQNVRNVSAKLLGQKATEQEKKAE, via the exons ATGGCTTCTTTCGCCCGATCTCTCGTCAACTCTTCCCGGCTCGTCGGCGCCCGCATCATTCCTCGACCCCTTATGACTCGCCCTATTGCCGGTCCTTCATTCCGAG CCTATGCGacatcatcctcgtcccCCTCTTCCGCTATCGATCCTTCCCTTAGTCGAGCCCAAGACCTGCTTGAATCTGGAACTCGCGCtttggaagatggtgaCGTTACTACCGCTCGAAACTTGTACAAGGAAAGTGTCGGGGTGAAGGAGACCAGTGAAGGATGGCATAACCTTGCT AATTGTGAATATCACCTCC AAAACAAGGAGGGGGCGATTCAAGCTTGGGAAAAGTCACTCGCCCTCCAGCCCTCCCCTGATGCTCACACAA ACTTGGCATCGGCCTACATCTTTGACAAGCCACCTAGACCGGCTCTCGCTATCAAACACTTGAC CAGTAAGGCGCTCGAACTGTCACCCGAGGACCCGGAG ATCGCTTTCAATCTCGCGGCCGTTCTCGAATCCA CCGGTAATCTCGACACTGCTCTCACTTTGTACAAGAAGGCTCAATCTGGAGGTATTGAAAGGGCAGCGCAAAATGTTAGGAACGTCAGTGCAAAACTTCTTGGCCAAAAGGCCACTgagcaagagaagaaggcggAGTAG
- a CDS encoding Hypothetical protein (Similar to TIGR gene model, INSD accession AAW47064.1; CNN01310), protein MDVNDCGTAEPDVSIEEEEDLRETVKLQAISECPQHLPLYVSLAEYSLQTPQTFPLDSSLLPQEAPDRDEPIRTTSAGPQPPNHRGPTDVAKGHHVSSQSSPPSSSTSNAGSRLESCSYTSHIPLLSSMTPVTNLPTVASYQSTVSRESQSSHRPPPRLHEIQPPSRRLSTHQMLLLTPFGGQLPATALTTPGGPLGMSRVSSNASIPEGVAVSAGFLERSSIGSSVSMKGSRSNRGSLMEVSSSSMGLGIGIGTGALDMSKNLSSTPMSHLPTRSCQPISAGSGVINSSPLVSAPTSSQALVSRPGDQRDLKRERTQPPRSTTGVTHGPRAADKSANNHEVDGRLQLMPATVAMTRCNSLPVLTLRELEAIQEKDGDLGIQRGGHWAWVSREVTVDENGNEVIESVPQGTICTGSTTVVAPLRPSFTMFQDPFAGRPPSPSAQPYIPIATSSNYRYPPAHPSRRMSEMPSVASDVSSRGMNTDTRRPSMPVVLEVGRGSKGMPHPQSRRSHLYSTTPLSSTLTQYQATRAFSR, encoded by the exons ATGGATGTGAATGATTGCGGAACTGCGGAGCCAGATGTTTCCatcgaagaagaggaagaccTTCGGGAGACCGTTAAGCT CCAAGCTATCTCTGAATGCCCACAACACTTGCCTCTCTATGTTAGCCTCGCCGAATACAGTTTACAAACTCCTCAAACATTCCCTTTAGACTCTTCACTCCTACCACAGGAAGCGCCCGATCGGGATGAGCCAATCCGGACAACATCAGCAGGTCCTCAACCACCCAATCATCGAGGTCCAACAGATGTGGCCAAAGGCCACCATGTTTCTTCTCAGTCCTCtccaccatcatcatccactTCTAATGCAGGATCTCGATTAGAATCATGTTCTTACACTTCACACATCCCCTTGCTCTCCAGTATGACGCCCGTGACAAATCTGCCTACTGTGGCATCATATCAATCAACGGTATCGCGCGAATCTCAATCTTCTCATCGGCCTCCCCCACGCTTGCACGAGATCCAGCCTCCCAGCCGACGGCTATCGACTCATCAAATGCTCCTTCTCACTCCCTTTGGGGGACAGCTCCCGGCAACGGCCTTAACCACGCCAGGAGGTCCCTTAGGTATGTCGAGAGTATCGTCAAATGCAAGTATCCCTGAAGGAGTTGCAGTATCTGCCGGTTTCCTTGAGAGGTCATCAATCGGCTCATCAGTATCGATGAAAGGTAGCAGAAGTAATCGTGGGAGCTTAATGGAAGTTTCATCAAGCTCTATGGGTTTAGGTATCGGTATTGGAACTGGAGCGTTGGACATGTCTAAAAATCTATCTTCAACCCCGATGAGTCACTTACCTACCAGATCTTGCCAGCCCATCAGTGCTGGCTCTGGTGTGATCAACTCGTCGCCACTGGTGTCTGCGCCCACAAGTTCTCAAGCTTTGGTATCACGGCCAGGTGATCAGCGAGATCTAAAACGGGAGCGCACTCAGCCGCCCCGCTCTACGACAGGGGTGACGCATGGCCCAAGAGCAGCAGACAAATCTGCAAACAATCACGAGGTTGACGGAAGATTACAGCTTATGCCCGCCACAGTGGCCATGACTAGGTGCAATTCGCTGCCGGTCTTGACACTGAGAGAATTGGAAGCAATTCAGGAAAAGGACGGCGATCTGGGGATTCAACGAGGTGGTCATTGGGCTTGGGTCAGCAGAGAGGTGACCGTGGACGAAAATGGCAATGAGGT GATTGAATCTGTTCCTCAAGGCACCATTTGTACCGGCTCCACTACTGTCGTCGCCCCTCTCAGACCATCATTCACAATGTTCCAAGATCCTTTTGCTGGCCGTCCGCCCTCTCCGAGTGCGCAGCCATACATACCTATTGCTACTTCCTCCAACTATCGTTATCCTCCTGCACACCCTTCCAGGAGGATGTCAGAGATGCCCTCTGTGGCATCTGATGTATCTTCAAGAGGGATGAATACGGATACCCGACGACCGAGCATGCCTGTCGTCCTGGAAGTGGGTAGAGGGAGTAAGGGAATGCCCCATCCTCAATCGCGACGCAGTCATCTGTATAGCACAACTCCGCTTTCTTCCACACTAACCCAGTATCAGG CAACAAGAGCTTTCAGCCGGTGA
- a CDS encoding Hypothetical protein (Similar to TIGR gene model, INSD accession AAW47060.1; CNN01290), whose translation MTSTPASNFLINPSPPIPGSSSPNSAFQVNQVPYSTSVSPHLQLPGGRLTTPLAPPPPPPLHLSSHRHGPGPERQIRYAGADHTLGPTFSEEEDGDDSAFIAAKMAALGLDPNGVPYSQNGYSGSHSTRAPRAKRSRTPTVPRSHQQVGDQQYAQQQALISLLAHQGSSAQVREALALLELQQAQQAATDRHYHTQMTAQHHARLAAQRQAEKQAEYEKQLYVQQQMQQKLLEQLAIQREATKRQFQQQQEEQYMLQQRGLQQLHLQQQLAALQTDSYVAQAQAQRQRSALRAQMQANLQARSERAAQANWALGVNEADLKSRFESAMPIKCSVHEDQSRFETGVYGTHGASTSSSSSGSPASPSWPSAQLSSPTKSTSGTVEVPMSSKTAPGGRFSQARRALAASGTSSYGTLTATLSKRSSSEDQTTLTVTEVRTPPDEMSRTTPASPTTQLARQSIGLSLGRPTASVTPAEEKITRDAADAVSARTFSLSFGGPHCSGNDDFRSSSQPVGLAMKKIFVTRQPSGPPGDVKDLGDRNFQARIRKQVGLNLGMLNRRTESPAEIASIA comes from the exons ATGACTTCGACGCCCGCTTCAAACTTCCTTATCAATCCCTCACCGCCAATCCCCGGATCTTCGTCTCCAAATTCTGCTTTTCAAGTAAACCAGGTGCCTTATTCGACTTCTGTTTCACCACACCTACAACTTCCTGGTGGCAGACTCACTACACCATTAGCCCCTCccccaccaccacctcttcACCTGTCGTCTCATCGCCATGGACCAGGTCCGGAAAGACAGATCAGATACGCCGGGGCTGACCATACGCTTGGGCCGACCTTTagcgaggaggaagatggagatgatTCCGCCTTCATCGCTGCGAAGATGGCGGCTTTAGGGCTGGACCCCAATGGCGTTCCCTACAGTCAAAATGGCTATTCAGGG TCTCACAGTACCCGGGCTCCTCGCGCAAAACGGTCACGTACACCGACAGTCCCTCGGTCGCATCAACAAGTGGGAGATCAGCAGTATGCTCAGCAGCAGGCTCTAATTAGCCTTCTCGCACATCAAGGTTCGTCGGCACAAGTTCGCGAAGCTTTAGCATTACTCGAGCTTCAGCAGGCTCAGCAAGCTGCAACCGACCGTCACTACCATACTCAGATGACGGCTCAGCATCATGCGCGTTTGGCGGCTCAACGACAGGCAGAGAAGCAGGCGGAGTACGAGAAGCAGCTCTATGTTCAGCAACAGATGCAGCAGAAACTCTTGGAGCAATTGGCTATTCAGCGTGAAGCTACGAAGAGACAATTTCAACAGCAGCAAGAAGAACAGTATATGCTTCAGCAGCGAGGCTTGCAGCAacttcatcttcaacaGCAACTCGCGGCTCTTCAGACGGACTCTTATGTTGCTCAAGCCCAAGCTCAGCGTCAGCGCAGTGCTCTTCGTGCTCAGATGCAAGCCAATCTCCAGGCAAGATCTGAGCGAGCCGCCCAGGCTAATTGGGCCTTGGGAGTAAATGAAGCGGATCTCAAGTCTCGATTCGAGTCTGCAATGCCTATAAAGTGTTCAGTGCACGAGGATCAGTCTCGTTTTGAAACTGGCGTTTATGGCACTCATGGCGCTTCCacctcgtcttcttctaGCGGTAGCCCTGCTTCCCCTTCCTGGCCCTCTGCTCAGTTATCTTCGCCCACAAAGTCGACCTCGGGCACTGTCGAGGTTCCTATGTCTTCCAAGACCGCTCCGGGTGGACGTTTCTCTCAGGCGCGTCGTGCTCTCGCTGCTTCCGGTACTTCCTCGTACGGCACTCTCACTGCTACCTTGTCTAAGAGATCTTCTTCTGAGGACCAAACCACTTTGACTGTGACTGAGGTAAGGACTCCTCCTGATGAGATGTCCCGTACTACTCCTGCCTCCCCCACTACCCAGCTGGCTCGTCAGTCGATCGGTCTTAGTCTTGGCCGTCCCACGGCTTCCGTTACACCCGCTGAAGAGAAGATAACTAGAGATGCGGCCGATGCTGTTAGTGCTAGGACTTTCAGTCTCTCTTTTGGTGGACCTCATTGTTCGGGAAACGACGACTTTAGGTCTTCCAGCCAACCTGTCGGATTagcgatgaagaagattttCGTGACTCGTCAGCCCTCGGGACCTCCTGGGGATGTTAAGGATCTTGGTGACAGAAACTTCCAAGCTCG TATCCGAAAGCAAGTAGGGCTCAACCTCGGCATGCTTAATCGACGAACTGAGTCTCCTGCCGAGATCGCCTCCATCGCCTAA
- a CDS encoding Hypothetical Protein (Similar to TIGR gene model, INSD accession AAW47074.1) → MSNALPEKNVVLRFPPKPKGQEDVQEEIYQLLELPPDLLKLVEALKDKEDGQVFPLTIKGRPSDDATLCTADSTFLLRTVGISNSLLVCLPPSPDDLSYSFTKDEKDRPTLQIRDICHQVLECVPVAPNLERIRTVLRASAWEGMGDGLGKRKREDGDGRKVKRWTKEQLRSVVQASDAELEQGLKERNVIEVDGRMLLLPSFHLKDFLNILLSLLAINSSRSPTTAPFQTIIIALEEYDVPPSISVPVLDLFGTVEDGQWMANVERMVKEVGLGILCAVKKDKKRDEFMSEWQEEVGETWREYTDLKLLEGEYLLSPPPPSALSFASPSPLISYFPLASLPLQPAERFAELFLTRQRWRPEEMAPFLRGLTRDGDSKGRDKLVAKFVRIVKEKDGTWWYPRRSA, encoded by the exons ATGAGCAATGCTTTACCGGAAAAGAACGTCGTGTTGAGGTTCCCTCCTAAACCAAAAGGGCAGGAAGATGTCCAGGAAGAGATATATCAGCTTTTAGAATTACCTCCGGATCTTCTTAAACTGGTGGAAGCGTTGAaagacaaggaagatggaCAAGTCTTTCC CCTCACGATAAAAGGCAGACCATCAGATGATGCTACTCTCTGTACTGCCGACTCGACCTTTCTCCTCCGTACAGTGGGCATTTCAAACTCCCTCCTCGTTTGTCTACCACCATCGCCGGACGACCTGTCCTACTCATTCACCAAGGATGAAAAAGATCGACCTACTCTACAAATACGAGATATATGCCACCAGGTTCTCGAATGTGTACCAGTAGCCCCTAATTTGGAGAGAATTAGAACGGTGCTGAGGGCATCTGCTTGGGAAGGCATGGGGGATGGGTtgggaaagaggaaaagggaggatggagatgggCGAAAAGTGAAGAGATGGACGAAGGAGCAGTTACGGAGTGTAGTACAGGCTAGTGATGCTGAGCTGGAACAAGggttgaaggagaggaaTGTGATCGAGGTTGACG GCCGCATGCTGTTacttccttcttttcattTAAAAGATTTCCTAAACATTCTTCTTTCGCTCCTCGCAATCAATTCTTCAAGGTCACCCACCACCGCCCCATTTCAGACAATAATCATTGCTCTAGAAGAGTACGATGTTCCGCCTTCTATATCAGTACCCGTCCTCGATCTGTTTGGCACAGTGGAGGACGGACAGTGGATGGCCAACGTCGAGAGGATGGTCAAGGAAGTAGGCTTGGGCATACTTTGTGCAGTcaagaaggacaagaaaCGTGATGAATTTATGTCGGAATGGCAAGAGGAAGTAGGAGAGACATGGCGTGAATATACAGACCTCAAACTTTTGGAG GGTGAATATCTACTTTCTCCACCCCCACCATCGGCCCTATCATTTGCTTCCCCTTCACCTCTAATCAGCTATTTCCCCCTCGCCTCCCTGCCTCTCCAGCCGGCCGAGCGGTTCGCCGAACTCTTCCTTACCCGCCAACGATGGCGTCCCGAAGAGATGGCTCCTTTCCTTAGAGGTCTCACAAGAGATGGAGATAGTAAAGGCAGGGACAAGTTGGTAGCCAAGTTTGTCAGGATAgtcaaggagaaggatgggaCATGGTGGTACCCTCGCAGGAGCGCGTGA
- a CDS encoding Hypothetical Protein (Similar to TIGR gene model, INSD accession AAW47072.1) has protein sequence MSLLARSTLRAARTLKTPQQVRSVHFENVVDHTLPTDVKNKYFLAAKIITFGVLGFGTPFYAAYWHM, from the exons ATGTCCCTCCTCGCCCGATCCACTCTCCGTGCCGCCAGGACTCTCAAGACCCCCCAGCAGGTCCGATCTGTCCACTTCGAGAACGTCGTCGACCA CACTCTTCCCACTGACGTTAAAAACAAGTACTTCTTGGCGGCTAAGATCATCACCTTTGGTGTCCTTGGCTTCGGTACTCCTTTCTACGCTGCTTACTGGCACATGTGA
- a CDS encoding Hypothetical protein (Similar to TIGR gene model, INSD accession AAW47062.1; CNN01300) — protein MTCSGNPSNCDFCGKTQVDCAKSEVHGCTTEPSNCSVCEGKGCVALECTG, from the exons ATGACTTGCTCTGGAAACCCTTCCAACTGTGACTTCTGTGGC AAAACTCAAGTTGATTGTGCCAAATCTGAAGTTCATGGATGCACCACCGAGCCCTCTAATTGCTCTGTCTGTGAGGGCAAGGGTTGCGTTGCATTGGAGTGCACTGGGTAA